ATTTGAACTTGCTTCTGGAAGCCTAGTACTATTATGTCGTGGAAGTATTGTATCGTGGAAGTATTGTATCGTGGAAGTATTGTATCGTGGAAGTATTGTATCGTGGAAGTATTGTATCGTGGAAGTATTGTATCGTGGAAGTATTGTATCGTGGAAGTATCCCGTGAATCTAAAAGGGTTAGGATTCAAGACTGCTTATTTCCAAAGTCGGGGGTTAAAACCATTAATTTGATTTACTGAAATTTGCAGTTAATTACTTTGTTTATCGGGTTTTCAATTTGCTTACCTTTTATTTGTTCTTGAGCTTATGTTTGGGCAATATTCTTGTGTTTGGACAACGTCTTGTGTTTGAATAATATTTCCTTATTCATTTTGAGACATTCTAAGTTGCCTATTATAACTTGCCTTATTATTTAGGTGATTTATTCAATAATTTTATACTGGATTAAAATAGAGAGTAACGGAACATGTTTAACCGTGATACACCATATGAGTCTCGAGGCGGAACAACCGACAGAATCAAAAGTTCTGTTTCTACAAGCCCATCGATGGCAATTATTTTCCTGTGTGTAATTTCTTTCTTTCTGGAAATGGTTCCGGGGGTGGGGTCTCTCTACATCAGTGCTTTTCAGTTTGACCCCGGTTCTATACTGACAAAACCATGGACGCTTGTCACATACATTTTCCTGCACAACGGAATATGGCATCTTTTTTTTAATATGCTTGTACTGTACTTCTTCGGGACTGCGCTTGAGCGAAGGGTAGGGAATAAACAACTCCTGGGGATCTTTTTTACTGCAGGAATTCTATCTGCAATAGGGTACACTTTCTTAAGCCGACCCATTTTCAACATTTACCCCGGTCCTATGATTGGTGCGAGTGGAGCGATTTATGGGGTTTTTGCAGCCCTTACTGTACTCGAGCCAAATATAAAGGTGTATGTTTATTTTATCCCGATGCGTTTAAAACATGCCTTGGTGCTGTTTGCTCTTTTTGATTTTCTGATGGTCAATTCGTCGGATATGATAGCCCACACTGCTCACCTGAGCGGACTCTTCGTAGGGCTCTACATGGGTTTCCGTATGAAGAAAATCCATGAAAAATATATGAGATCGAGGTATGACGGCAGGTGGTGAGTCTGGAAGGAGAGATATTTTCTCAGGACAGGTATTATTATACTAGGCCCGACCCCGGGGAAAAAGTTCCAATTCAGGTTTTAAATTTTAGGAGGGTTTTTGCAGCCTGGTCTCCGCAAATGAAAAATACTCTCTACTTTGAAAAAGCACCTGAAGAGCCTGAAGAAGAAGGTCTAAAAAGAGTAAGGGAAATTATCCTTCTGCAGGTATATGACTGGCTCGCGGGGAAAGAAGGGTTAATAGAGCTTACGGAGCCGGAATTCGAGCAATTTATGAGGGTCTATGAAGCTTTCCTCCAGCATTCAGGGGAAATCCAGTATAGCAGGCAGAAGAAGGGACGAAAAACTGAAAATCGCTTTGAGCTTCTGGAGTCCCCTTACACCATTCGGGAAGTTCGCAAAAGCCCTTTTTCCGATAAATTATAATTATGTAATATATATTATATCCTATGTTAAAACCGTTTCATTTTGAGAGGTTTACTAATATCTCAGGACTTCCCTTTTCCAGGGCAGATCAGGTTTTCAGTCAATCTCTTAGATAAGGCAAAATTAGAACCTTTTATTGTCAAAGTATGCAAATGTTTTACTACAGAAAAGCAATTATTTAGATATAATCAGATTACTACCCGAACTGCCGGGTATCAGGCTTTAAACCTGAAAAACTGTAGTTGTGAAAAACCGTAGTTGTAAACTCATGGCTATTAACATTAAAACTGCGGTCTTTTCAGGGTTTAAGCAAAATCATAGTATCGATCGACATGAGGGGGTCGCTGGAAACTCTACTCCCTCACAGATTAATTCTCCCCGATAATCGGGGTATTAAATATAAAAAGATGCAGGTTGAGTAAAACTGTAAGGATCACAGAGGACATTAATAATGAAGCCTGTAAAAAGTGGACTTGATTCCATTTCTAGATACCTCCGTACTAAGAAAGAAGTCGGCAGAAGGAAGATAGGACTTTTGGTGGATGGGCCGAATATCCTCAGAAAAGAGTTTGATGTAAATCTTGAGGAAATAAGGGACGTTCTGAAGGATTACGGGAATATCAAGATTGGACGTGTTTTCCTGAACCAGTATGCCTCTGACAAGCTTGTCGAGGCTATTGAAAACCATGGCCTTGAGCCTATCATCTGTTCCAGTGATGTGGATGTGCGTCTCGCAGTGGAAGGCATGGAACTGGTCTACAACCCCAACATAGATACCCTTGCAATCGTGACCCGAGATGCGGATTTCAAACCGCTCTTGAACAAAGCAAACGAACACGGGAAAGAGACTATTATCTTCGGGGTTGAGCCAGGATTTTCCACAGCACTTAAGAACTCTGCGGATTATGTCATTCTCATGGACAAAAACCGTATGAGCGGTTATGATGATGATGACGTCAAAGGGGGAAAACTTGACGCATCGGAGCTCGAAGAATATCAGGGAGACGAGTATGAAGAATCTGTGGGAAAAACCTGATTTCTCTCTTTAAAGATAGTTTCTCTCCGATATTTACGGATAGTCTCTTTCCATTCTTTAAGGATAATCAACGTCTACTCCGAGGATCTGTTTTTTTCCGACATAAACGTCCCTTGCTATCTCGGCACAGCCGATTGCAGCGTGCCATTTCCTGAGGCTCCTGCATTCCTTATCCAGGTGTGTGCAAATCTTTTTCTGCACGTACTCTACCTCCCCTATCGAGCCTGCCAGAAAGACCGCTCCGGTAATCCCATAGTCTTTCAGGAGAAGC
The Methanosarcina sp. WWM596 DNA segment above includes these coding regions:
- a CDS encoding rhomboid family intramembrane serine protease; its protein translation is MFNRDTPYESRGGTTDRIKSSVSTSPSMAIIFLCVISFFLEMVPGVGSLYISAFQFDPGSILTKPWTLVTYIFLHNGIWHLFFNMLVLYFFGTALERRVGNKQLLGIFFTAGILSAIGYTFLSRPIFNIYPGPMIGASGAIYGVFAALTVLEPNIKVYVYFIPMRLKHALVLFALFDFLMVNSSDMIAHTAHLSGLFVGLYMGFRMKKIHEKYMRSRYDGRW
- a CDS encoding TIGR00288 family NYN domain-containing protein gives rise to the protein MKPVKSGLDSISRYLRTKKEVGRRKIGLLVDGPNILRKEFDVNLEEIRDVLKDYGNIKIGRVFLNQYASDKLVEAIENHGLEPIICSSDVDVRLAVEGMELVYNPNIDTLAIVTRDADFKPLLNKANEHGKETIIFGVEPGFSTALKNSADYVILMDKNRMSGYDDDDVKGGKLDASELEEYQGDEYEESVGKT